Proteins from one Actinomycetota bacterium genomic window:
- a CDS encoding M20/M25/M40 family metallo-hydrolase — MTYIKEIDKWLSKKEDYILSFLSGLISTNTVNLPPGGNEKQGQEYIYNKISKIFPEKDIDLFDIDEVRGIRENPFFFPTIDGVPKNYKDRPNLVAKLEGRGGGRNLAFSGHIDTMPDYGKKWTVFEDPYSGKIKDGKMYGRGAADMKAGTLAGFIALQCLKELNISLKGNVFAESVVDEENGGVNGTIAARLRNPDIDFAIVPELTNLKVGIETLGGTDWKISVSEKGVGGIGADTDLSNPIYKLSRIALALKKYDDKIKEIKAPSSYSEDQKIKLLTYQFYSGGSSYLESGAVPTEGHIYFWLEAYSFMNEESYKKDFLDFIKSELGRDDDFKDNFPKIENVIRFLYGHSTDTNHTAMTSIRKAYDMLGLNYIEEGIPYATDAFAFKKVSNTEVVILGPVGANPHGIDEYVDVDSVFKLIRIMVLTAIDYCS, encoded by the coding sequence ATGACTTACATTAAAGAAATAGATAAATGGCTTAGTAAAAAAGAGGATTATATACTATCTTTTTTATCGGGTCTTATTTCAACCAATACGGTAAATCTTCCGCCCGGGGGTAATGAAAAACAGGGACAGGAATATATCTATAACAAAATTTCAAAAATCTTTCCGGAAAAAGATATTGATCTGTTTGATATAGATGAAGTCAGAGGAATCAGAGAAAATCCTTTCTTTTTTCCTACTATAGACGGTGTGCCTAAAAATTATAAAGACAGGCCAAACCTTGTTGCAAAGCTTGAGGGAAGAGGGGGCGGCAGAAACCTTGCTTTTTCAGGACATATAGACACCATGCCTGATTATGGCAAAAAATGGACTGTCTTTGAAGATCCATACAGTGGAAAAATCAAAGACGGAAAAATGTATGGCAGGGGAGCTGCGGATATGAAAGCAGGAACTCTTGCAGGATTTATTGCATTACAGTGTCTGAAAGAATTAAATATAAGTCTTAAGGGAAATGTCTTCGCAGAGAGTGTTGTTGACGAAGAAAACGGAGGCGTAAACGGAACTATAGCCGCAAGACTCAGAAATCCTGATATTGATTTTGCAATCGTTCCGGAACTCACAAATCTCAAAGTTGGAATAGAAACCCTTGGCGGAACAGATTGGAAAATTTCTGTTTCAGAAAAGGGTGTGGGAGGCATAGGTGCTGATACAGATTTAAGCAATCCTATTTACAAGCTAAGCAGGATTGCGCTTGCTTTGAAAAAATATGATGATAAGATAAAGGAAATCAAGGCTCCTTCATCCTATAGTGAAGATCAAAAAATCAAGCTGCTTACATACCAGTTTTATTCAGGAGGTTCCAGCTACCTGGAATCCGGGGCTGTTCCCACAGAAGGCCATATCTATTTCTGGCTTGAAGCTTATTCATTTATGAATGAAGAAAGTTATAAAAAAGATTTTCTTGATTTTATAAAAAGCGAGCTGGGCAGGGACGATGATTTTAAAGATAATTTCCCAAAAATTGAAAATGTAATCAGATTTTTATACGGACACAGTACTGATACCAATCATACTGCAATGACCTCAATCAGGAAAGCTTATGATATGCTTGGATTAAATTACATTGAAGAAGGAATTCCATATGCAACAGATGCTTTTGCTTTCAAGAAAGTCAGCAATACTGAAGTGGTCATTCTCGGGCCAGTAGGAGCAAACCCACATGGCATAGATGAATATGTTGATGTGGACAGTGTATTTAAGCTGATAAGGATTATGGTGCTAACTGCGATAGATTATTGTTCTTAA
- a CDS encoding Gfo/Idh/MocA family oxidoreductase produces MQKVVIVGAGFMGETHGSAYKMIENAKVVAVVDGVEAKGKKLASEFGAKYYDDFDKLLESEDFDILDICTPTGTHPTLVKKAAEAKKNILCEKPLALSVEKADQMIADVEKNNVAAMVGQTLRFWPEYVNVKKLIDSGKYGNPLHATCARLCVPPDWYEGKWGYSEENSGGAVLDLSIHDLDYLLWIFGEPAFLKAQGIFNPALGGLSHVATSIEFKNGGSGVAEGGWNFMGEFPFTMLLRVICETAVIDWDFRAGKNIEQRDKVESVTIYEESGHTYKLESEQKDPYYLECKYFVDCLDKNLPIERASFTDGRNAVKVALAARESAKTRKIIEF; encoded by the coding sequence ATGCAAAAAGTTGTAATAGTAGGTGCTGGTTTTATGGGTGAAACACATGGAAGCGCATATAAAATGATAGAAAATGCCAAAGTAGTTGCTGTAGTGGACGGGGTGGAGGCCAAAGGCAAGAAGCTTGCATCTGAATTTGGCGCCAAATATTATGATGATTTCGACAAGCTTCTTGAGAGCGAGGACTTTGACATACTTGATATCTGCACTCCCACAGGTACTCATCCTACACTTGTAAAAAAAGCAGCGGAGGCGAAAAAAAACATATTGTGTGAAAAGCCATTAGCTCTTTCCGTGGAGAAAGCAGATCAGATGATAGCTGACGTAGAGAAAAACAATGTAGCTGCCATGGTAGGGCAGACGCTTAGGTTCTGGCCGGAATATGTGAATGTAAAAAAACTAATAGACAGCGGAAAATATGGAAATCCCCTTCATGCAACCTGTGCAAGATTATGTGTGCCTCCGGATTGGTATGAGGGTAAATGGGGTTATAGTGAAGAAAACAGCGGTGGAGCTGTGCTTGATTTATCCATACATGATCTTGATTATCTTCTCTGGATATTTGGGGAACCTGCGTTTTTGAAAGCACAGGGTATATTTAATCCGGCTCTGGGAGGTCTTTCGCATGTAGCTACCTCAATAGAGTTTAAAAATGGAGGTTCAGGAGTAGCGGAAGGCGGATGGAATTTCATGGGCGAATTTCCTTTTACCATGCTTTTAAGGGTAATATGTGAAACTGCTGTAATAGACTGGGATTTTAGAGCAGGGAAAAACATTGAGCAAAGAGATAAAGTAGAGAGTGTCACAATATATGAAGAAAGCGGACACACTTACAAACTGGAATCAGAACAAAAAGATCCGTATTATCTTGAATGCAAGTATTTTGTGGACTGTCTGGATAAAAATCTTCCCATAGAGAGAGCTTCTTTTACAGATGGAAGAAATGCAGTTAAGGTTGCGCTTGCAGCACGAGAATCAGCAAAGACCAGAAAAATCATAGAATTTTAA
- a CDS encoding ABC transporter permease, which yields MNTKTNSNLEQNSGNRLSAVFKNQPVFLIIIMIIIGVIVSLINHRFLTINNLFNIVLGVSTTGIVCVGMGTVLISGNFDLTLGPIISVLGIVMAIMISRTSIALTIIVVILLGMALGAINGIIVTRIKAHSFIVTLALSKVYEGAALLLGGGTYISLSGRFRFFSERLGGIIPWPTIVLIIVIISAYVVYRYTKFGRLLFAVGGNEKAAYLSGVKVRLFKILAFTLAGGLYGVAALVLISQLGVVYPSTGFSYTLPALAAIAVGGISLAGGKGSALGIFLGAVMFGLISNALVLTGVDPFWRDVAAGFLILMAVGISGAVSERS from the coding sequence ATGAATACAAAAACAAATTCCAATCTTGAACAGAACTCTGGTAACAGGCTTTCTGCGGTTTTTAAAAACCAGCCAGTTTTTCTAATCATAATAATGATCATTATCGGTGTTATAGTTTCTCTGATTAATCACAGATTCCTAACGATCAATAACCTCTTTAATATAGTGCTAGGTGTATCTACTACAGGGATTGTGTGTGTGGGTATGGGGACGGTACTTATATCCGGTAATTTCGATCTTACTTTAGGCCCTATAATTTCAGTACTGGGCATAGTAATGGCAATTATGATATCAAGAACAAGCATTGCGCTTACCATAATAGTTGTTATATTGCTTGGGATGGCTTTAGGAGCAATTAATGGCATAATAGTTACCAGAATAAAGGCACATTCTTTTATAGTGACATTAGCTCTTTCAAAAGTTTATGAAGGTGCTGCGCTTTTGCTGGGTGGGGGAACGTACATAAGTCTTTCAGGCAGATTTAGATTTTTTTCTGAAAGATTGGGAGGAATTATACCCTGGCCCACAATAGTACTTATTATAGTAATCATTAGCGCATATGTTGTCTACAGATATACAAAGTTTGGACGACTTTTATTTGCAGTAGGTGGCAATGAAAAGGCAGCATATCTTTCAGGTGTTAAGGTCAGGTTATTTAAGATACTCGCATTTACGCTGGCGGGTGGTCTTTATGGTGTTGCAGCATTAGTGCTGATTTCACAACTTGGTGTGGTTTATCCCAGTACGGGTTTTTCCTACACTCTTCCGGCATTGGCAGCAATTGCAGTAGGTGGAATATCCCTGGCCGGAGGAAAAGGCTCTGCTCTTGGGATTTTCTTGGGAGCTGTTATGTTTGGCTTAATTAGTAATGCGCTTGTACTCACAGGTGTAGATCCTTTCTGGAGAGATGTTGCTGCAGGATTTTTAATACTTATGGCTGTCGGCATTAGCGGAGCAGTATCTGAAAGGTCTTAA
- a CDS encoding sugar ABC transporter ATP-binding protein codes for MEQLDKKKILSMTGICKSYPGVRALDNVDFDLYAGETHCLVGKNGSGKSTLIEILAGSIRADKGKIELFEKTYDSFTPAESLAQGIGTIHQVDHFIEEMTVAENVLIDNLQTNKGGFFSFNKCSSFAKEIFKFIDVYIDPKRIVATLSPVERKILSIARAFSQEVKILILDEPTASLDKEVEDKLFKVINNVKEKGVGIIYISHNLNEIFKLKGRVTILRDGKKVSTDFVKDIDRDTLITRMIGAKTIWFGKKEKNISNEDKLEIKNYSSKNVVENISFEVKKGEVFGIGGLVGSGRTELLRMLFGADKKDSGGIFYGGKDITPKSPVEAIKNGVGLLTEDRKSDGLIMEMPICTNISLVDLVKNSNFFLRLKKERKDTEEMTAKLNIKAPSVEKIVKFLSGGNQQKVVLAKWLLAESKIIMLDEPTIGIDIGAKEEIYELINNLAERGKIFIIISSDNQELANISDRVGIMKDKSMIKILEGNEVTEENILKYSL; via the coding sequence TTGGAACAGCTAGATAAAAAAAAGATATTATCGATGACTGGTATTTGTAAATCATATCCTGGTGTAAGAGCTCTTGATAATGTTGACTTTGATCTTTATGCAGGTGAAACGCACTGCCTGGTGGGTAAAAACGGTTCAGGTAAATCCACGCTGATAGAAATACTAGCTGGCTCTATACGTGCTGATAAGGGCAAGATAGAATTATTTGAAAAAACATATGATTCCTTCACTCCTGCGGAATCACTGGCCCAGGGCATTGGCACAATTCATCAGGTCGATCATTTTATTGAAGAGATGACTGTAGCCGAGAATGTATTAATTGACAATCTTCAAACAAATAAGGGCGGTTTTTTCTCTTTTAATAAATGCAGTTCTTTTGCGAAAGAAATCTTTAAATTTATTGATGTATATATAGATCCAAAAAGAATTGTTGCCACCTTGTCACCGGTAGAAAGGAAAATTTTAAGCATTGCCCGTGCTTTTTCGCAGGAAGTAAAGATACTCATACTTGATGAGCCTACTGCATCTTTGGATAAAGAAGTAGAAGACAAGCTCTTTAAAGTTATAAATAATGTCAAGGAAAAAGGTGTTGGCATAATTTATATTTCCCATAATCTTAATGAAATATTTAAGCTAAAAGGCAGGGTAACCATACTTAGAGATGGTAAAAAAGTATCAACAGATTTTGTAAAAGACATAGATAGGGATACTTTGATAACAAGGATGATTGGAGCAAAAACTATATGGTTTGGGAAAAAAGAAAAAAATATCAGCAATGAAGATAAGCTTGAAATTAAAAACTACTCATCAAAAAATGTAGTGGAAAATATATCTTTTGAAGTAAAAAAAGGTGAGGTTTTCGGTATTGGAGGATTAGTTGGCTCAGGACGGACAGAATTATTAAGGATGCTGTTTGGAGCTGATAAAAAAGATTCCGGAGGAATTTTTTATGGTGGAAAAGATATAACACCAAAATCGCCTGTAGAAGCTATTAAGAATGGTGTTGGACTTTTAACAGAGGATAGAAAATCTGACGGACTTATAATGGAGATGCCTATCTGCACAAATATCAGTCTCGTCGATTTAGTTAAAAATTCAAACTTTTTTCTCAGGTTGAAAAAGGAAAGAAAAGATACAGAAGAAATGACAGCCAAACTAAATATTAAAGCGCCTTCCGTAGAGAAGATAGTAAAGTTTTTAAGTGGCGGAAATCAGCAGAAAGTTGTACTTGCAAAGTGGCTCCTGGCTGAATCCAAAATAATAATGCTCGATGAACCTACCATTGGCATAGATATTGGTGCAAAGGAAGAAATATATGAGTTGATAAACAATCTTGCTGAAAGAGGTAAGATATTTATTATAATTAGTTCTGATAATCAGGAACTGGCAAATATAAGTGACAGGGTTGGCATTATGAAAGATAAGAGCATGATAAAGATATTGGAAGGCAACGAAGTCACTGAAGAAAATATTCTAAAATATTCACTATAA